A region from the Saccharomonospora azurea NA-128 genome encodes:
- a CDS encoding FliA/WhiG family RNA polymerase sigma factor gives MTRPTPVPGEAATADAGPQVPSQDGREGAKVMTTAPTDVGPSGPHVDDRTATSGAESLSTPVPDVAAPPATEPTSAANTDSAGADGVAEPTIAALWREFSRAPSQRVRDRLVLHYAPLVKYVAGRVGTGLPTHIDVADLIQSGIFGLVDAIEKFDPGRGLRFETYAMQRIRGAILDDLRSQDWVPRVVRSRAREVERAHERLGARLRRTPTDAEVAAELGISLRELRDLYGQLRLTSVLALDDLMGPNKESGTGSPADTLPDDDAVDPAAILVDQDNRKQLAEAVAQLNERDRIVVSLYYFENLTLAEIGKVLGVTESRVSQLHTRAVLRLRAKLVENAGS, from the coding sequence ATGACCAGACCCACCCCCGTGCCCGGTGAGGCCGCCACTGCCGACGCGGGACCGCAGGTCCCGTCGCAGGACGGTCGGGAAGGCGCGAAGGTCATGACCACAGCACCGACCGACGTCGGACCGAGTGGGCCCCACGTCGACGATCGGACGGCGACATCCGGCGCCGAGTCCCTCTCGACGCCGGTCCCCGACGTCGCCGCACCGCCGGCCACCGAGCCGACCTCGGCAGCGAACACCGACTCCGCCGGTGCGGACGGTGTCGCGGAACCGACCATCGCGGCGTTGTGGCGAGAGTTCTCCCGGGCGCCGAGCCAGCGGGTCCGCGACCGTCTCGTGCTCCACTACGCGCCGCTCGTCAAGTACGTCGCGGGCCGGGTCGGCACCGGTCTTCCCACGCACATCGACGTGGCCGACTTGATCCAGTCCGGCATCTTCGGCCTGGTGGACGCGATCGAGAAGTTCGATCCCGGCCGAGGCCTCCGCTTCGAGACGTACGCGATGCAGCGCATCCGCGGAGCCATCCTCGACGACCTGCGCTCGCAGGACTGGGTCCCGCGTGTGGTGCGCAGCAGGGCTCGCGAGGTCGAACGCGCACACGAACGGCTCGGCGCTCGGTTGCGTCGCACGCCCACGGACGCGGAGGTCGCGGCCGAGCTCGGCATCTCGCTGCGCGAACTGCGCGACCTCTACGGCCAGTTGAGGTTGACCAGCGTGTTGGCGCTCGACGACCTCATGGGGCCGAACAAGGAGAGCGGCACGGGGTCGCCTGCCGACACGCTGCCGGACGACGACGCGGTGGACCCTGCCGCGATCCTCGTCGACCAGGACAACCGCAAGCAGTTGGCGGAGGCCGTGGCGCAGCTGAACGAGCGTGACCGCATCGTGGTCAGCCTGTACTACTTCGAGAACCTCACGCTCGCCGAGATCGGCAAGGTACTGGGCGTCACGGAGTCGCGGGTCAGTCAGTTGCACACCCGTGCGGTGCTGCGGCTGCGGGCGAAGCTCGTGGAGAACGCGGGATCCTGA
- a CDS encoding M23 family metallopeptidase: protein MASATPRARATVPTLLVRSVLLVLLVLPLLVGGGVLAVLTTMPTTGPVAAARAATAEPSSSADFPTEPPRFAWPLAAPSSPVRPFDRPPSPYAAGHRGIDLAAAPGQQVLASADGLVVFAGSVAGRGVVSIDHDAGLRTTYEPLRWSVSAGERVHRGQVIGTVVAGHLGCPAQACLHWGVRRGDDYLDPLRLVMPQGTLRLKPWIGSTAPP from the coding sequence ATGGCCTCCGCGACTCCGCGCGCCCGCGCCACAGTGCCCACGCTCCTCGTCCGTTCCGTGCTCCTGGTGCTCCTGGTGCTCCCGCTGCTCGTCGGGGGCGGTGTGCTCGCCGTCCTGACGACCATGCCCACCACCGGACCGGTCGCCGCGGCGCGGGCGGCGACCGCCGAACCGAGCTCGTCCGCGGACTTCCCCACCGAGCCACCGAGGTTCGCGTGGCCTCTGGCGGCTCCTTCGAGCCCGGTGCGGCCGTTCGACCGACCACCGAGCCCGTATGCCGCGGGGCATCGCGGGATCGATCTCGCAGCCGCGCCGGGACAGCAGGTGCTGGCCTCGGCGGACGGGCTCGTGGTCTTCGCGGGCTCCGTGGCCGGACGCGGCGTGGTGTCCATCGACCACGACGCGGGTCTGCGCACCACCTACGAACCTCTGCGCTGGTCGGTCTCGGCGGGCGAGCGGGTACACCGTGGACAGGTGATCGGCACCGTCGTCGCCGGGCACCTCGGCTGTCCCGCGCAGGCCTGCCTGCACTGGGGCGTGCGGCGCGGTGACGACTACCTCGACCCGCTTCGTCTGGTCATGCCGCAGGGGACGCTTCGACTCAAACCGTGGATCGGGAGTACGGCGCCGCCCTGA
- the rpsB gene encoding 30S ribosomal protein S2: MAVVTMKQLLDSGVHFGHQTRRWNPKMKRYILTERNGIYIIDLQQTLSYIDRAFEFVKETVAHGGTILFVGTKKQAQEAIANEALRVGMPFVNQRWLGGMLTNFQTVHRRLQRLKELESQEQTGGFQGLTKREILTLTREKDKLERTLGGIRDMAKVPSAVWIVDTKKEHIAVNEARKLNIPVVAILDTNCDPDEVDYPIPGNDDAIRSAALLTKVVAEAAAAGLMARSGRNGAAAEGEDKPAVATDEPLPEWEQALLAGSEAGGSEQSSEQTPAS; this comes from the coding sequence ATGGCCGTCGTCACCATGAAGCAGTTGCTCGATTCCGGCGTGCACTTCGGGCACCAGACCCGCCGCTGGAACCCGAAGATGAAGCGCTACATCCTCACCGAGCGCAACGGCATCTACATCATCGACCTGCAGCAGACGCTGTCGTACATCGACCGCGCCTTCGAGTTCGTGAAGGAGACGGTCGCTCACGGCGGCACGATCCTGTTCGTCGGCACCAAGAAGCAGGCGCAGGAAGCCATCGCGAACGAGGCGCTGCGGGTGGGTATGCCCTTCGTCAACCAGCGCTGGCTGGGCGGCATGCTGACCAACTTCCAGACGGTGCACCGGCGTCTCCAGCGGCTCAAGGAGCTGGAGTCGCAGGAGCAGACCGGCGGTTTCCAGGGGCTGACCAAGCGCGAGATCCTCACCCTGACCCGGGAGAAGGACAAGCTGGAGCGGACCCTCGGCGGTATCCGTGACATGGCCAAGGTGCCCAGCGCCGTGTGGATCGTGGACACGAAGAAGGAGCACATCGCCGTCAACGAGGCGCGGAAGCTCAACATCCCCGTCGTGGCGATCCTCGACACCAACTGCGACCCGGACGAGGTCGACTACCCGATCCCGGGCAACGACGACGCCATCCGCTCGGCGGCTCTGCTGACCAAGGTGGTCGCCGAGGCCGCGGCCGCGGGTCTGATGGCGCGGTCCGGCCGTAACGGTGCCGCCGCCGAGGGCGAGGACAAGCCCGCCGTGGCGACGGACGAGCCGCTGCCCGAGTGGGAGCAGGCGCTGCTGGCCGGCTCGGAGGCCGGGGGCTCGGAGCAGTCGAGCGAGCAGACTCCCGCTTCCTGA
- the tsf gene encoding translation elongation factor Ts — MANYTAADVKRLRELTGSGMMDCKKALEQNDGDFDKAVEFLRVKGAKDVGKRAERATAEGLVAGDGGVLIELNSETDFVAKNEAFGSLAEQIVEAAKKVRTNDVEQLKNAEIESGKTVAEAIQELSAKIGEKLELRRVVSFEGKVNTYLHRRGAGLPPAVGVLVEYTGDNEEAARAAALQVAALKPKYLTRDEVPADIVENERRIAEQTAREEGKPEQAMPKIVEGKVNAFYKDVVLLEQPSVTDNKKTVKALLDEAGVTVTRFARFEVGQA, encoded by the coding sequence ATGGCGAACTACACCGCGGCAGATGTGAAGCGCCTTCGCGAGCTCACGGGCTCCGGCATGATGGACTGCAAGAAGGCCCTGGAGCAGAACGACGGCGACTTCGACAAGGCCGTCGAGTTCTTGCGCGTCAAGGGCGCGAAGGATGTCGGCAAGCGTGCCGAGCGGGCGACCGCCGAGGGCCTCGTCGCCGGTGACGGCGGCGTGCTGATCGAGCTCAACTCCGAGACCGACTTCGTCGCCAAGAACGAGGCGTTCGGCTCCCTGGCCGAGCAGATCGTCGAGGCGGCCAAGAAGGTCCGCACCAACGACGTGGAGCAGCTCAAGAACGCCGAGATCGAGAGCGGCAAGACGGTCGCCGAGGCGATCCAGGAGCTGTCGGCCAAGATCGGCGAGAAGCTGGAACTGCGTCGCGTGGTCAGCTTCGAGGGCAAGGTCAACACCTACCTGCACCGTCGGGGCGCGGGCCTGCCGCCCGCGGTCGGCGTGCTCGTGGAGTACACCGGCGACAACGAGGAGGCCGCCCGTGCGGCTGCTCTCCAGGTCGCGGCGCTGAAGCCCAAGTACCTGACCCGCGACGAGGTGCCCGCCGACATCGTCGAGAACGAGCGTCGGATCGCCGAGCAGACCGCTCGCGAGGAGGGCAAGCCGGAGCAGGCGATGCCGAAGATCGTGGAGGGCAAGGTCAACGCCTTCTACAAGGACGTCGTGCTGCTGGAGCAGCCGTCGGTCACGGACAACAAGAAGACGGTCAAGGCCCTGCTCGACGAGGCAGGCGTGACCGTCACCCGGTTCGCACGTTTCGAGGTCGGCCAGGCATAG
- the pyrH gene encoding UMP kinase: MNEDGSARSGHGYRRVLLKLGGEMFGGGSVGVDPDVVHSVAAQIADVVRNGVQVAVVIGGGNFFRGAELSQRGLDRDRADYMAMLGTVMNSLALQDFLEKEGVPTRVQTAITMGQVAEPYIPRRAERHLEKGRVVIFGAGTGMPYFSTDTAAAQRALEIGCDVVLMAKAVDGVYTADPRVDPGAKLFDEISHREVLEQGLKVADATAFSLCMDNNMPMIVFNLLTEGNIARAVSGERIGTLVSTPTHLE; encoded by the coding sequence ATGAACGAGGACGGTAGCGCCAGGTCGGGCCACGGTTACCGACGGGTGCTGCTCAAACTGGGCGGCGAGATGTTCGGCGGCGGCTCCGTCGGTGTCGATCCGGACGTGGTGCACTCGGTGGCTGCGCAGATAGCCGATGTGGTGCGTAACGGCGTGCAGGTGGCCGTGGTCATCGGTGGCGGCAACTTCTTCCGCGGGGCGGAGCTGTCGCAGCGTGGCCTCGACCGGGACCGCGCCGACTACATGGCCATGTTGGGCACCGTGATGAACTCGCTGGCCCTGCAGGACTTCCTGGAGAAGGAAGGCGTACCCACCAGGGTGCAGACAGCGATTACGATGGGTCAGGTCGCCGAACCGTACATTCCCCGCCGTGCCGAGCGGCATCTCGAGAAGGGTCGTGTCGTCATCTTCGGCGCGGGAACGGGTATGCCGTACTTCTCGACCGACACCGCCGCGGCTCAGCGGGCTCTCGAGATCGGCTGCGACGTGGTGCTGATGGCCAAGGCCGTCGACGGCGTCTACACCGCCGACCCACGTGTCGACCCCGGCGCGAAGCTGTTCGACGAGATCAGCCATCGCGAGGTCCTGGAGCAGGGACTCAAGGTCGCCGACGCGACGGCCTTCAGCCTGTGCATGGACAACAACATGCCGATGATCGTGTTCAACCTTCTCACCGAGGGCAACATAGCTCGCGCGGTGAGTGGTGAGAGGATCGGCACATTGGTCAGTACACCGACACATCTGGAGTAG
- the frr gene encoding ribosome recycling factor, with product MIDETLFDAEEKMEKAVSFAKEDLASVRTGRATPAMFSRVVVEYYGAPTPLNQLASITIPEARMAVVKPYDASQLNTIEKAIRDSDLGVNPTNDGNIIRVVIPQLTEERRREMVKVAKSKGEEARISIRGVRRKAKEELDRIAKDGEAGEDEVARAEKELQNLTDRYVHQVEELVKNKEAELLEV from the coding sequence GTGATCGACGAGACCCTCTTCGACGCCGAAGAAAAGATGGAGAAAGCGGTCTCCTTCGCCAAGGAGGACTTGGCGTCGGTGCGCACCGGCAGGGCGACTCCCGCGATGTTCTCGCGCGTCGTCGTCGAGTACTACGGTGCCCCCACGCCGCTCAACCAGCTCGCGAGCATCACCATCCCCGAAGCGCGCATGGCCGTCGTCAAACCGTACGACGCGTCGCAGCTGAACACCATCGAGAAGGCGATCCGCGATTCCGACCTGGGCGTGAACCCCACGAACGACGGCAACATCATCCGTGTGGTGATCCCCCAGCTGACGGAGGAACGCCGCCGCGAGATGGTGAAGGTCGCCAAGAGCAAGGGGGAGGAAGCGCGTATCTCCATCCGCGGGGTGCGCAGGAAGGCCAAGGAGGAGCTCGACCGGATCGCCAAGGACGGCGAAGCCGGTGAGGACGAGGTCGCCAGGGCCGAGAAGGAGCTGCAGAACCTGACGGACCGCTACGTCCATCAGGTCGAGGAGCTCGTCAAGAACAAGGAAGCCGAGCTCCTCGAGGTCTGA